Proteins from one Pelorhabdus rhamnosifermentans genomic window:
- a CDS encoding transposase, producing MPRQARQKSQSGNYHIVLRGINKQILFEEEEDREKFISCLQHYKGICGYEIYGYCLMDNHVHILLKEGKESIDQVMKKIGVSYVSWYNRKYDRSGHLFQDRFRSEVVETEEYLLAVLRYIHQNPIKSGEVKNLREFKWSSYGEYIDHSRIVDREFIFGIFANEREKAVACFKQFMKEQVEDNCIEANDRKRLTDQELKIAIQEYVGIMRPIELQHMEKVMRDEFLRKIKKIAGISTRQIARLTGISQSVVAKA from the coding sequence ATGCCTAGACAAGCGCGTCAAAAGAGTCAAAGCGGGAACTATCATATTGTTTTGCGGGGAATTAACAAACAGATACTATTTGAAGAAGAGGAAGACAGGGAAAAATTTATTAGCTGTTTGCAACATTATAAAGGGATTTGTGGGTATGAAATATATGGTTATTGTCTAATGGACAATCATGTACATATTCTGCTCAAAGAAGGAAAAGAAAGTATCGACCAAGTTATGAAAAAAATTGGTGTAAGCTATGTAAGCTGGTACAACCGGAAGTATGATCGAAGTGGACATTTATTTCAAGATCGGTTCAGAAGTGAAGTGGTGGAAACGGAGGAATACTTGCTTGCTGTATTGCGGTATATTCATCAAAACCCGATAAAATCGGGAGAAGTAAAAAATTTGAGAGAGTTTAAATGGAGCAGCTATGGCGAATATATTGACCATAGCCGGATCGTTGATAGAGAATTTATCTTTGGGATATTTGCAAATGAACGAGAAAAAGCTGTTGCTTGTTTTAAGCAGTTTATGAAGGAACAAGTAGAGGATAATTGTATTGAAGCGAATGATCGGAAACGGCTGACAGATCAAGAATTAAAAATAGCCATACAAGAATATGTAGGTATTATGAGACCAATTGAACTGCAGCATATGGAGAAAGTGATGCGAGATGAATTTTTAAGGAAAATAAAAAAAATAGCAGGAATATCGACTCGACAAATAGCAAGACTGACGGGAATTAGCCAAAGTGTGGTTGCAAAGGCCTGA
- a CDS encoding AraC family transcriptional regulator, translating into MDKLGLKENRVHGSVMFPLGTYTMICQRGDKILDCHWHDEWEFLMVTAGQALFQIETSYYEVHAGQAIFVDGSSIHAGYSHNNSPCIYRAVVFDPVILSSNSCDNLQIKFIDPFIKRHYVLPNFIAGRSDWERRIIHHLSSILNVCATIPLGYELTVKARLLLILSEFVKNNHGMQADDSLVNNYKSEQMKKVLNYIHTNYSRKIVIKSLCEQISMSEGHFCRLFKKMMRQTPIEYINAYRINTAAQLLKETNHNVLEISMSVGFDNLSYFDSLFKKRMRCTPLEYRNTKQVLRQKLN; encoded by the coding sequence TTGGATAAGCTGGGTTTAAAGGAAAATCGGGTCCATGGCAGTGTGATGTTTCCGCTCGGAACCTATACAATGATTTGTCAGCGCGGGGATAAAATTCTGGATTGCCACTGGCATGATGAATGGGAGTTTCTTATGGTAACAGCAGGACAGGCCCTTTTTCAAATTGAGACCTCTTATTATGAAGTACATGCCGGTCAAGCTATTTTTGTCGATGGAAGCAGCATTCATGCCGGTTATTCTCATAATAACTCGCCCTGTATTTATCGGGCGGTCGTTTTTGATCCGGTTATTCTTAGCAGTAATTCTTGCGATAACCTGCAAATTAAATTTATTGATCCGTTCATAAAAAGGCACTACGTATTGCCGAACTTTATAGCAGGCCGGAGCGACTGGGAAAGAAGGATTATCCACCATTTGTCATCCATTCTTAACGTTTGTGCGACTATTCCCCTTGGGTATGAACTAACGGTAAAGGCCAGGCTGTTACTGATATTGTCCGAGTTTGTGAAAAATAATCATGGAATGCAGGCCGATGACTCGCTGGTGAACAATTATAAATCCGAGCAAATGAAAAAAGTTCTCAATTATATCCACACAAATTATAGTCGGAAAATTGTGATTAAAAGTCTTTGTGAACAAATAAGCATGAGTGAAGGACATTTTTGCCGACTTTTCAAGAAGATGATGCGACAAACGCCTATTGAATATATCAATGCCTATAGAATTAATACTGCTGCTCAGCTATTAAAGGAAACAAATCATAATGTCCTGGAAATATCCATGAGCGTTGGTTTTGATAATCTTAGCTATTTTGACAGTCTCTTTAAAAAACGAATGAGATGTACGCCGCTTGAATACCGCAATACGAAACAAGTGTTGCGGCAAAAACTGAATTAA
- a CDS encoding Cof-type HAD-IIB family hydrolase, giving the protein MRLIVTDMDGTLLNSRREISMENVEALLAAQNKGIEIAIATGRTYGNALALCQRVGLNPYIISNHGAFVYTKEGERILGIGINKSHVKDALTWLSTNNYFYNLCTDRHSFIPANTNELFLNDYKTAKHLIFQVTEERVREAIKIYQSMDGRTVINQMNDILEQDLTFGSITSITFDQDKLRMGREYFNTYPYLSMTVAGKDIFEMIHTSVSKGNALEHLSQHLRIPMEEIMAIGDNYNDISMLERVGISVAIGNAEDEVKKICKHVSLSNDLNGVAYIVNKMLDEFSPNQSIVERG; this is encoded by the coding sequence TTGAGATTAATAGTAACGGATATGGATGGGACATTACTCAATTCAAGACGGGAAATCAGCATGGAAAATGTTGAAGCACTATTAGCAGCCCAGAACAAAGGAATAGAAATTGCTATTGCCACAGGTCGAACCTATGGCAATGCTCTAGCATTATGCCAGAGAGTGGGACTTAACCCTTATATTATTTCTAATCACGGTGCTTTTGTATATACAAAAGAAGGGGAAAGAATTTTAGGTATCGGAATCAACAAGAGTCATGTAAAAGATGCACTAACATGGCTGTCGACTAACAATTATTTTTATAATTTATGTACGGATAGACATTCTTTTATCCCTGCAAATACAAATGAACTCTTTCTTAACGATTATAAAACTGCAAAACATCTTATTTTCCAAGTAACCGAAGAGCGGGTACGCGAAGCAATTAAAATTTATCAGTCCATGGATGGCAGAACTGTAATTAATCAAATGAATGATATTTTGGAGCAGGACTTGACTTTCGGTAGTATAACATCCATTACTTTTGATCAAGACAAATTACGAATGGGAAGGGAGTATTTTAATACTTATCCATACCTTTCGATGACTGTGGCAGGTAAGGATATCTTTGAAATGATTCATACTTCTGTGTCGAAGGGGAATGCGCTGGAACATCTCAGTCAGCATTTAAGAATTCCTATGGAAGAGATCATGGCCATCGGAGATAACTATAATGATATTTCCATGTTAGAAAGGGTTGGCATTAGTGTTGCTATCGGGAATGCCGAGGACGAAGTGAAAAAGATTTGTAAGCATGTATCTTTATCTAATGACCTTAACGGGGTGGCATATATTGTAAATAAGATGCTTGATGAGTTTAGTCCTAACCAATCAATTGTTGAAAGAGGCTGA
- the yicI gene encoding alpha-xylosidase, with the protein MKISDGNWLIQENLTIINPTCIHDIQINARELLVYIGAGDVTARENQLDVPLFTLRLFSPQSGVIGVRLEHFKGIYPTTPNFAVTQDSHAMVTCRETSEGVMLQSSELAVCIKKSRPWQIDFLHADKLITGSEFKAAGYAKDIHTGQTYMFERLNLGVGETVYGLGERFSAFVKNGQTVETWNRDGGTSTEQAYKNIPFYLTNHGYGVFVNHPEPVSFEVGSEKVSKVQFSVAGEALEYYVIDGPTPKQVLDRYTRLTGRPALPPAWSFGLWLTTSFTTNYDEATVNRFITGMQERSLPLHVFHFDCFWMKAFHWCDFQWDAAAFPDPEGMLTRLKNKGLKICVWINPYISQQSALFKEGMENGYLLKNQQKQVWQWDKWQPGQGIIDFTNPAACKWFRSHLCRLIDMGVDCFKTDFGERIPTDVIYYDGSDPQKMHNYYSYLFNKTVFNVLQEKKGASDAVVFARSATVGSQSFPVHWGGDCSGTYESMAESLRGGLSLGLSGFGFWSHDIGGFETTAPSHVYKRWCAFGLLSSHSRLHGSKSYRVPWLFDEEAVDVLRFFTNWKCRLMPYLYDIAATAAERGLPVLRAMLLEFPGDHSCEYLDRQYMLGDSILVAPIFSEDGNVALYLPKGCWTHLLTGEQVQGGTWREEHHDFMSLPIYIRENTLLAIGSNDQRPDYDYTANVELHLFALSDGKTALATVRDLQGKIALTASITRKGNQLQVNLAGLTRPCSLLLRNMAQPVTATISDMIASQEKLGVRVFIKPGSQQFQLNF; encoded by the coding sequence ATGAAAATTAGTGATGGTAATTGGCTAATACAGGAGAATTTGACGATTATAAACCCGACCTGTATCCATGATATACAGATAAACGCTCGCGAATTGCTGGTCTATATTGGAGCAGGCGATGTGACTGCCCGGGAAAATCAATTGGACGTTCCTTTGTTTACCCTGCGCTTGTTCTCACCGCAGTCCGGTGTCATTGGTGTTCGTTTGGAACATTTTAAGGGTATTTATCCGACAACGCCGAATTTTGCCGTAACCCAGGACAGCCATGCTATGGTAACCTGCCGTGAAACATCAGAGGGAGTAATGCTACAAAGCAGTGAACTTGCGGTATGCATTAAAAAATCCCGTCCATGGCAAATTGATTTTCTGCATGCCGACAAACTTATTACCGGTAGCGAATTCAAAGCAGCGGGATACGCCAAAGATATTCATACTGGACAAACATATATGTTTGAACGCTTGAATTTAGGCGTGGGCGAAACAGTCTACGGTCTAGGCGAACGTTTTTCCGCTTTTGTGAAAAACGGACAAACTGTAGAAACCTGGAACCGTGATGGCGGCACCAGTACGGAACAAGCCTACAAAAACATTCCCTTTTATTTGACTAACCACGGTTATGGTGTGTTTGTTAACCATCCCGAGCCGGTGTCCTTTGAAGTAGGTTCGGAAAAAGTATCTAAAGTCCAATTTAGTGTAGCCGGAGAAGCGTTAGAGTATTATGTCATTGATGGTCCTACTCCTAAGCAGGTGCTTGACCGCTATACCCGCTTAACGGGCCGACCAGCCCTGCCGCCGGCCTGGTCCTTTGGCCTGTGGCTGACCACATCATTTACCACGAATTATGATGAAGCCACGGTCAACCGTTTTATTACCGGTATGCAAGAACGTTCGCTACCATTACATGTATTTCATTTTGACTGTTTTTGGATGAAAGCCTTTCATTGGTGTGATTTCCAATGGGACGCTGCGGCTTTTCCCGATCCAGAAGGCATGCTGACGCGATTAAAAAATAAAGGTTTAAAGATTTGTGTCTGGATTAACCCCTATATCAGCCAACAATCCGCTCTATTCAAAGAAGGCATGGAAAACGGATATTTGCTAAAAAATCAGCAGAAACAAGTCTGGCAATGGGATAAATGGCAACCAGGGCAAGGCATCATTGATTTCACCAATCCGGCCGCCTGCAAGTGGTTTCGCAGTCATCTGTGCCGCCTGATTGATATGGGGGTGGACTGTTTTAAGACCGATTTCGGTGAACGAATTCCCACTGATGTAATTTACTATGATGGTTCTGATCCACAAAAAATGCACAATTATTATTCATACTTATTTAATAAGACAGTGTTTAACGTATTGCAGGAGAAGAAAGGAGCAAGCGATGCCGTAGTATTTGCCCGGTCGGCTACCGTCGGCAGTCAGAGTTTCCCCGTGCACTGGGGCGGCGACTGTTCAGGCACTTACGAATCCATGGCCGAAAGCCTGCGCGGCGGATTGTCACTGGGATTATCCGGCTTTGGTTTTTGGAGTCATGATATCGGCGGTTTCGAAACTACAGCACCGTCCCATGTCTATAAGCGTTGGTGCGCCTTTGGCCTGCTGTCCAGTCATAGCCGGTTACACGGCAGCAAATCCTACCGGGTGCCTTGGCTATTCGATGAGGAGGCCGTTGACGTTTTACGGTTTTTCACCAACTGGAAATGCCGTCTCATGCCTTACCTTTACGATATAGCGGCCACAGCGGCCGAGCGTGGGCTACCTGTCCTGCGGGCAATGCTTCTAGAATTTCCCGGCGACCACAGTTGTGAGTATTTAGACAGGCAGTATATGCTGGGAGATTCCATTTTAGTCGCACCGATCTTCAGTGAAGACGGAAATGTCGCCCTATATTTGCCGAAAGGCTGCTGGACACACTTGCTTACTGGCGAACAAGTCCAGGGCGGAACCTGGCGGGAAGAACATCATGATTTTATGAGCCTGCCCATCTATATAAGGGAAAATACCCTGCTGGCAATTGGTAGTAACGATCAACGACCCGATTATGATTACACGGCCAATGTCGAACTGCACTTGTTTGCTTTATCAGACGGAAAAACCGCGTTGGCGACAGTACGCGATCTTCAAGGAAAAATTGCCTTGACAGCCAGCATAACCAGAAAAGGCAACCAGTTACAAGTAAATCTAGCGGGTTTAACCCGACCTTGCTCTTTATTGCTGCGAAATATGGCACAGCCGGTCACTGCAACGATCAGCGACATGATCGCCAGCCAGGAAAAGCTCGGTGTACGGGTTTTTATAAAACCTGGCAGCCAACAATTCCAGCTGAATTTTTAA
- a CDS encoding CHAP domain-containing protein, translating into MQRKIYFSILILYLCFSAITVDAADWHQLPDGICAKYAAQEFEKIAPQPGVNWLDGNYDWVLHANKAGWVTKLMARDVMIGAIAEWQGFNRDGGHVAIVRAVLSDRIIVEENNVGKTVGKRTYSFGGINYSSDVTEGWGKTTIRAIKYDDIIKMDTRKFMGYIWPVRQTDYDKDPAKYQISYTEQMKMKEPRYKHFLEYWAPTYMLKEFDKIAPEPGVNWRGNVETWIIHAQAAGWITRTTPQDVRVGALIIRDNPETHKVKVGIVREIRNDQIVVNSRAGDLYPLTEILQINDLTLTDKNGFHFMGYIWPVRIEYLAE; encoded by the coding sequence ATGCAACGTAAAATTTACTTTAGCATTTTAATTCTATATTTATGTTTTTCAGCAATAACGGTTGATGCTGCTGATTGGCACCAGTTACCAGATGGTATCTGTGCTAAATACGCGGCTCAGGAATTTGAAAAGATTGCACCACAACCTGGCGTTAACTGGTTAGATGGGAACTATGATTGGGTTTTACATGCTAACAAAGCAGGGTGGGTGACAAAACTTATGGCTAGAGATGTCATGATAGGTGCTATTGCAGAATGGCAAGGCTTTAATAGGGATGGAGGACATGTTGCTATTGTACGAGCAGTCTTGTCAGATCGTATTATAGTAGAGGAGAATAATGTAGGTAAGACAGTTGGAAAGCGTACTTATTCATTTGGTGGAATAAACTATTCTTCTGACGTAACAGAAGGTTGGGGAAAAACAACGATTAGAGCGATAAAATATGATGACATTATAAAAATGGATACTCGCAAATTTATGGGCTATATTTGGCCCGTTCGCCAAACAGACTATGATAAAGACCCGGCAAAATACCAAATATCTTATACAGAACAAATGAAAATGAAAGAGCCTCGCTATAAACATTTTTTGGAATATTGGGCTCCTACCTATATGCTTAAAGAATTTGATAAAATAGCTCCTGAACCTGGCGTAAATTGGAGAGGTAACGTGGAAACTTGGATCATTCATGCACAAGCGGCTGGATGGATTACCAGAACTACACCGCAAGATGTCCGAGTAGGTGCATTAATCATTAGAGATAATCCAGAAACACATAAAGTCAAGGTCGGAATTGTACGTGAGATCAGGAATGATCAAATTGTTGTTAACTCTCGAGCCGGTGATTTATATCCATTAACAGAAATTTTGCAAATAAATGACTTAACGTTAACTGATAAGAATGGCTTTCATTTTATGGGTTATATATGGCCCGTAAGAATTGAATACCTTGCAGAATAG
- a CDS encoding HD-GYP domain-containing protein — MTENELKIMGRHSEIGFSIVKDLPEFHDIAEAIFYRHEKFNGGGYPTGKGGKEIPLYARILSIANAYETMISNRVYRKALTKEKARQIKRDSI, encoded by the coding sequence TTGACTGAGAATGAGTTAAAAATCATGGGAAGGCATTCAGAGATCGGATTTTCTATAGTGAAAGATTTGCCTGAATTTCACGATATAGCAGAAGCAATTTTTTATCGTCATGAAAAATTTAATGGTGGTGGTTATCCAACTGGAAAGGGGGGTAAAGAAATCCCATTATATGCACGAATATTAAGCATTGCCAATGCATATGAAACCATGATTTCGAATCGGGTCTACCGTAAAGCACTAACGAAAGAAAAAGCGCGACAAATAAAAAGGGATTCAATTTGA
- a CDS encoding N-acetylglucosamine kinase: MEWVLGIDGGGSKTRGWAADRNGKILSKVEKGPSNHHVIGNVRFRQLIRDMLDEFATTGLERSDLQFITFGLAGMDRQQDKVSIGIILDDLGLKGRYMLCNDAEIALAAGVGKLEGIVAISGTGSIAYGVNAQGECFRAGGWGHVVSDEGSGYYIARQALVRSIKAAEGLEQPTILLTDILAFLQITSFDDLITFIYHPQTTKNQLAVLSKVVANAAEAGDVVAIDILNDTADQIIALIEAVIARGFAAAPEIKLVLFGSILQKILPVRERVIAKLQDKTDIVCSEAEPVSGAIMLALQALK, translated from the coding sequence ATGGAATGGGTATTAGGGATTGATGGAGGCGGCAGCAAGACCCGAGGGTGGGCTGCGGATCGGAATGGTAAAATCCTGTCGAAAGTAGAAAAAGGACCTTCGAATCATCATGTTATTGGCAATGTTAGATTTCGTCAGCTTATTCGTGACATGCTGGATGAATTTGCGACTACGGGTCTGGAACGCAGTGATTTGCAATTTATTACTTTTGGACTGGCAGGTATGGATCGACAGCAGGATAAGGTGAGTATTGGCATAATATTGGATGATTTGGGGCTAAAAGGACGTTACATGCTCTGCAATGATGCCGAAATTGCTTTGGCTGCTGGAGTTGGTAAGTTGGAAGGAATTGTGGCTATTTCTGGCACAGGTTCCATTGCCTATGGTGTAAATGCACAAGGTGAATGTTTTCGAGCTGGTGGCTGGGGACATGTGGTCAGCGATGAAGGCAGTGGCTACTATATAGCCAGGCAAGCCCTGGTGCGCAGTATTAAAGCGGCAGAAGGGTTGGAGCAGCCTACTATTCTGCTAACTGACATTCTCGCTTTTTTGCAGATCACATCTTTTGATGATTTAATTACTTTCATCTATCATCCGCAGACAACCAAGAATCAGTTGGCTGTACTCAGCAAAGTAGTGGCGAATGCTGCAGAGGCTGGTGATGTGGTAGCTATTGATATTTTAAATGATACAGCGGATCAAATAATAGCTTTGATTGAAGCTGTTATTGCCAGGGGATTTGCTGCTGCTCCGGAGATAAAACTGGTGTTATTCGGCAGTATTCTGCAAAAAATTTTACCGGTACGCGAGCGGGTTATTGCTAAGCTGCAAGACAAAACGGACATTGTATGTTCTGAGGCTGAACCTGTATCCGGCGCGATCATGCTGGCACTGCAAGCTTTGAAGTGA
- a CDS encoding glycoside-pentoside-hexuronide (GPH):cation symporter — MNILSRKEKIGYGLGDAASHIVFDNVMLYMMFFYTDIFGIPAAFVGTMFLMARGLDAISDPIMGLIADRTKTRWGQFRPYLLIGAIPFGLSCILVYSTPDFGLHGKMIFAAITYTLLMLLYTMVNIPYCALGGVITAEPVQRMSLQSYRFVLATAGGMLSTVLMTPLAQLIGGNDRAWGYQGGIAVLATLAGIMLLVCFSLTKERVANPEPSKSSMRKDLRNIVHNDQWRIVGVLTLLNIMAVSIRGGSMMYYVTYILGNASYFTAFLATYSVGNLLGSALAKPVTDHICKVTVFYWTNLTLAILSLGMFFIPMNTAIIMFVFIFIIGILHQLITPIQWVMMSDTVEYGEWKYGKRLTGISFAGTLFVLKLGLALGGALIGWMLAGVDYQAGAATQAPLTLQGIVALFTIVPALTYFISAFISRSYTLRSDFMNKILIELKLNS; from the coding sequence ATGAACATTCTATCGCGCAAAGAAAAAATTGGTTATGGACTGGGTGATGCCGCCAGTCATATTGTTTTCGATAATGTAATGTTATACATGATGTTTTTCTACACCGATATTTTTGGTATCCCCGCTGCCTTTGTAGGCACAATGTTCCTGATGGCGCGTGGCCTAGATGCCATTTCTGACCCAATTATGGGATTGATTGCTGATCGTACGAAAACCCGCTGGGGACAGTTCAGGCCCTATCTGTTAATCGGAGCCATTCCTTTCGGCCTGTCTTGTATATTAGTATACAGCACACCGGATTTCGGCCTGCATGGCAAAATGATATTTGCCGCCATTACCTATACACTGTTAATGTTGCTATATACGATGGTCAACATTCCTTATTGCGCATTAGGCGGCGTCATTACCGCCGAGCCGGTACAGCGTATGTCTTTGCAATCATACCGGTTCGTATTAGCAACAGCCGGCGGTATGCTGAGCACCGTGTTGATGACGCCATTGGCACAACTTATCGGCGGCAATGACCGCGCCTGGGGATATCAAGGCGGCATCGCCGTATTAGCCACTCTAGCAGGCATCATGCTACTGGTATGCTTTTCCCTTACCAAAGAAAGAGTAGCCAATCCAGAACCAAGCAAATCCAGTATGCGAAAAGATCTTCGTAATATTGTACACAATGATCAGTGGCGAATCGTAGGGGTACTGACGCTGCTCAATATCATGGCTGTATCTATCCGTGGCGGCTCTATGATGTACTATGTAACTTATATACTCGGTAATGCCAGTTATTTCACCGCTTTTCTGGCTACTTATTCGGTAGGCAACCTGCTGGGCAGCGCCTTGGCGAAACCAGTAACCGATCATATTTGCAAAGTTACGGTATTTTACTGGACCAACCTGACCCTGGCCATACTCAGCTTAGGAATGTTCTTCATCCCGATGAACACCGCAATCATCATGTTTGTTTTCATCTTTATTATTGGCATCTTGCATCAGTTGATTACTCCCATTCAATGGGTTATGATGTCCGATACCGTGGAATACGGTGAATGGAAATATGGCAAACGCTTGACAGGCATTAGTTTTGCCGGCACGTTGTTCGTACTTAAGCTGGGGTTGGCTCTTGGTGGAGCCCTTATTGGCTGGATGCTGGCCGGTGTAGATTATCAAGCCGGAGCGGCAACGCAAGCTCCCCTTACCTTACAAGGAATCGTTGCCCTCTTTACGATCGTACCGGCTCTTACCTATTTTATCAGTGCCTTTATCAGCCGTTCTTACACGCTGCGTAGCGACTTTATGAACAAGATCCTGATTGAACTAAAACTGAATTCGTAA
- the murQ gene encoding N-acetylmuramic acid 6-phosphate etherase, which translates to MAGNIESLMTEQRNPKTENIDQLRTTEMLQLLSDEDKIVAYAVEREIPNIAMAIDKVVESLRKGGRLVYIGAGTSGRLGVLDASECPPTFGVDERLVIGLIAGGDRALRKAIEGAEDDEEEAIKQLRAIGLSEKDVLVGIAASGRTPYVVGGLKYANGLGGTTVAISCSPNSVISDIAKIAITPLVGPEAIAGSTRLKAGTAQKLVLNMITTAAMIQMGKVYGNLMVDVQASNVKLVERAKRIVAQAAGVSIEQAKKFLEQANYNPKLAIVMSKKACTMEEAKIRLEKAQGVIRKALSVDTEE; encoded by the coding sequence TTGGCAGGTAATATAGAGAGTTTGATGACAGAACAAAGAAATCCTAAAACGGAGAATATTGATCAGTTAAGGACTACGGAGATGCTACAGTTACTTAGTGATGAGGATAAAATAGTGGCCTATGCTGTGGAAAGGGAAATACCCAATATTGCTATGGCCATTGACAAAGTGGTTGAATCACTGCGGAAGGGTGGGCGGCTGGTGTACATAGGTGCAGGGACAAGCGGTCGGCTTGGAGTCCTGGATGCTTCCGAATGTCCGCCAACCTTTGGGGTTGATGAAAGGTTGGTTATCGGTCTGATTGCTGGCGGCGATCGGGCTTTACGCAAGGCGATTGAAGGTGCTGAGGATGATGAGGAAGAAGCCATTAAACAATTGCGGGCAATCGGTTTATCAGAGAAGGACGTTTTGGTTGGTATTGCCGCTAGTGGGCGTACACCCTACGTTGTAGGCGGACTAAAGTATGCCAACGGACTGGGCGGGACCACCGTGGCAATTAGTTGTTCACCCAATTCGGTCATCAGTGATATAGCCAAGATAGCCATTACACCGTTGGTAGGTCCGGAGGCCATAGCTGGTTCTACTCGTCTGAAAGCCGGCACGGCACAAAAATTGGTACTGAATATGATTACGACCGCCGCGATGATCCAAATGGGAAAAGTGTACGGAAATTTGATGGTAGACGTGCAGGCGAGCAATGTGAAACTTGTGGAACGGGCTAAAAGGATTGTTGCCCAGGCTGCCGGAGTTTCCATAGAGCAGGCTAAGAAATTTTTGGAACAGGCTAACTATAATCCTAAACTGGCAATCGTTATGAGTAAAAAAGCATGTACGATGGAAGAAGCTAAGATACGATTGGAAAAAGCCCAGGGGGTTATTCGTAAGGCATTAAGCGTGGACACAGAAGAATAA
- a CDS encoding alpha/beta hydrolase, with protein MIFPVNEKAFGQSFHEESVELPMAQGILKGTLELPETTEPCPVLLIIAGSGPTDRDGNNPFGLTPNNLKMLADNLAQQGIASLRYDKRGIGKSIFNIKEKDVVIEDYVQDANALVTKLRQDKRFSSVIIAGHSEGAFVGILVAQQQPIDGLISLAGPGYPLQKIILRQISERQPQLYQASADIITKLEQGTRVKVNDPALQSLFRSSVQPFLISEFRYNPSTEISKVKIPILLIQGTRDLQLQVADAKSLQLANPNAKLVIIDGMNHILKFVPNDIQSNINSYSDPIRPLAAPLIPAITDFIKQISMDGNK; from the coding sequence ATGATATTTCCAGTAAATGAAAAAGCTTTTGGTCAATCTTTCCATGAAGAATCAGTTGAATTGCCAATGGCACAAGGTATCTTAAAAGGTACGTTGGAGTTACCTGAAACAACAGAACCTTGCCCCGTATTATTGATAATCGCGGGATCAGGGCCAACTGATCGAGATGGTAACAATCCTTTTGGCCTTACGCCAAACAATTTAAAAATGTTAGCAGATAATTTAGCACAGCAAGGAATTGCTTCATTGCGATATGATAAGCGAGGAATCGGCAAAAGTATTTTTAATATAAAGGAAAAAGATGTAGTTATTGAGGATTATGTACAAGATGCCAATGCCTTGGTAACTAAATTACGTCAAGATAAACGTTTTTCATCAGTAATTATTGCTGGCCACAGTGAAGGGGCGTTTGTTGGCATATTGGTGGCACAACAACAGCCAATTGATGGGCTAATTTCTTTAGCTGGCCCAGGTTATCCGCTTCAAAAAATAATTTTACGGCAAATCTCCGAACGGCAACCGCAGCTCTACCAAGCTAGCGCTGACATTATTACAAAATTAGAACAGGGAACCCGCGTGAAGGTAAATGACCCGGCCTTACAGAGTCTGTTTCGTTCTAGTGTTCAACCGTTTTTGATATCAGAATTTCGTTATAATCCTAGTACAGAAATCAGTAAAGTCAAAATTCCCATCCTTTTGATTCAAGGAACACGTGATTTGCAATTGCAAGTTGCAGACGCGAAATCTCTGCAACTTGCAAATCCCAATGCAAAGCTTGTTATAATAGACGGGATGAATCATATATTGAAATTTGTTCCAAACGATATTCAATCCAACATTAATTCTTATAGTGATCCGATAAGGCCACTAGCTGCACCATTAATTCCAGCAATAACGGATTTTATAAAGCAAATCTCAATGGATGGGAATAAATAA